A genomic stretch from Chaetodon auriga isolate fChaAug3 chromosome 17, fChaAug3.hap1, whole genome shotgun sequence includes:
- the casd1 gene encoding N-acetylneuraminate (7)9-O-acetyltransferase isoform X1 has translation MAVLAYSLGKREINQHFTIKNAKLISLVVVILLLVFHTAARYYGGGDSCEWLLSRGRYLGENVWQPYGCMMHKYKSIEAKTCLAEKRVAFVGDSRIRQLFYSFIKIIDHERSEDGNKHEDISFEDESSSVNVDFLWYPEANNSMKERLISWTHEASAKPDVVILGAATWSIKLHSGSSETLQQYKVNLTAIAVYLERLADHGEVYWVLQDPVNEDVLSDNRKMITNQQLELYNEAAVDVLNSSKRNGRSRVKLLAASRQAAMETITQSDDGLHLPESTRNVGAMVLMNSVCNKLLRPIDGSCCQTLPPPNLLQKLSACFFLGSALVFLVLHVLGNNRPRRPVPPDVESLEEKKPATAAVPLGPKAPFQALCRMGVIMGYFYLCDRADVFMKEQKFYTHSTFFIPLIYIFILGVFYSESSKETKLLNREQTDEWKGWMQLVILIYHVSGASAFIPVYMHVRVLVAAYLFQTGYGHFSFFWLKGDFGLYRVCQVLFRLNFLVLVLCVVMDRPYQFYYFVPLVTFWFVVIYATLAMWPQILQKRANSSGMWHLGVLAKLLGLLLFICFFAFSQGFFESTFSVWPISKLFELNGSIHEWWFRWKLDRFAVIHGMLFAFIYLVLQKRQVLSEGKGEALFSAKISSLLLFLSFVSFITYSVWASSCKTKTECNEMHPYISVVQILAFILIRNIPGYARSIYSSFFAWFGKISLELFICQYHIWLAADTKGILVLIPGNPSLNIMVSTFIFVCVAHEISLITNDLAQVVIPKDSVALLKRLGAVGLFSLFVLLLARGSQPTPGA, from the exons ATGGCGGTCCTGGCCTATAGCCTGGGCAAACGCgaaataaatcaacattttaCCATTAAAAATGCCAAACTGATATCGCTAGTAGTCGTTATTTTGCTCCTCGTGTTTCACACAGCTGCGCGGTATTATGGAG GCGGAGACTCATGTGAATGGCTGCTGTCCAGAGGACGTTACTTGGGGGAGAATGTATGGCAGCCGTATGGCTGCATgatgcacaaatacaaaagcAT TGAAGCCAAAACCTGCCTTGCTGAAAAGCGGGTGGCCTTTGTTGGTGATTCACGTATCCGGCAGCTATTTTACTCCTTCATCAAAATTATTGACCATGAGCGAAGCGAAGATGGAAACAAG CACGAGGACATTTCCTTTGAAGATGAGAGCTCCTCTGTTAACGTG GACTTCCTGTGGTATCCAGAGGCAAATAATTCAATGAAGGAACGCTTGATATCATGGACACAT GAAGCGTCAGCAAAGCCAGATGTTGTCATCCTTGGAGCTGCCACA TGGTCCATCAAGTTGCACAGTGGCAGCAGCGAGACCCTGCAGCAGTACAAAGTCAACCTGACAGCCATTGCTGTGTACCTGGAGAGGCTGGCTGACCATGGAGAGGTCTACTGGGTCCTGCAAG ACCCAGTAAATGAGGACGTGCTGAGTGACAACAGGAAAATGATCACCAACCAACAGCTTGAGTTGTACAACGAAGCAGCGGTGGACGTGCTCAACAGCAGCAAGCGTAACGGCAGGTCCCGGGTCAAGCTGTTGGCCGCGTCCCGCCAGGCTGCAATGGAAACTATCACCCAATCAGATGACGGCTTGCATCTGCCTGAGAGCACCAGGAATGTG GGCGCCATGGTCCTCATGAACTCCGTGTGCAACAAGCTGCTGAGGCCCATCGACGGCTCCTGCTGCCAGACGTTGCCGCCCCCAAACCTCCTCCAGAAACTGTCAGCGTGTTTCTTCCTGGGCTCTGCCCTGGTCTTCCTGGTCCTCCATGTCCTCGGCAACAACCGCCCCCGCCGACCTGTGCCCCCAGATGTGGAGAgcctggaggagaagaagccTGCAACTGCAGCTGTCCCCCTGGGTCCAAAGGCACCCTTCCAGGCCCTCTGCAGGATGGGTGTCATCATGGGCTATTTCTACCTTTGTGACCGGGCAGACGTGTTCATGAAAGAGCAGAAGTTCTACACACACTCCACATTCTTCATCCCTCTCATCTATATATTTATCCTGGGAGTTTTCTACAGCGAGAGCAGCAAGGAG ACCAAATTACTCAACCGAGAGCAAACAGATGAGTGGAAAGGCTGGATGCAGTTGGTCATCCTCATCTATCACGTATCTGGAGCCAGCGCT ttcaTTCCAGTGTACATGCATGTGCGGGTGCTGGTGGCAGCATACCTTTTTCAGACTGGCTATGgacacttttcctttttctggcTCAAAGGAGACTTTGGCCTGTATAGAGTGTGTCAG GTGCTTTTCCGTCTGAACTTCCTGGTCTTGGTGCTGTGTGTGGTCATGGACAGGCCCTACCAGTTCTATTACTTTGTGCCACTGGTCACCTTCTGGTTTGTCGTCATATACGCCACTTTGGCCATGTGGCCTCAGATCCTTCAGAAGAGGGCCAACA GTAGTGGCATGTGGCACCTTGGGGTCTTGGCAAAGTTATTGGGCCTCCTGTTGTTTATCTGCTTCTTTGCCTTTTCACAG GGCTTCTTTGAGAGTACCTTCTCTGTGTGGCCCATCTCCAAGCTCTTTGAGCTGAACGGAAGCATCCATGAGTGGTGGTTCAGATGGAAGCTGGACCGATTC GCGGTGATACACGGCATGTTGTTTGCCTTCATCTATCTGGTGCTTCAGAAGCGGCAGGTGCTGTCGGAGGGCAAAGGAGAGGCTCTCTTCTCTGCCAAGATTTCCagcctgctcctcttcctctcttttgtctcCTTCATA ACTTACTCAGTATGGGCCAGCagctgcaaaaccaaaacagagtgCAACGAGATGCATCCTTACATCTCTGTGGTCCAG ATTTTGGCCTTCATTCTCATCAGGAACATTCCTGGCTACGCCCGCTCTATATATAGCTCATTCTTTGCATGGTTCGGAAAGATCTCGTTGGAG CTGTTCATATGCCAGTATCACATCTGGCTGGCAGCAGACACCAAGGGAATTTTGGTCCTGATCCCAGGAAACCCTTCACTTAACATCATGGTCAGCACcttcatctttgtgtgtgtggctcatgAGATTTCCCTCATCACCAATGACCTGGCCCAGGTGGTCATCCCCAAAGACAGCGTGGCCCTGCTGAAGAGACTGGGGGCCGTGGGGCTCTTCAGTCTTTTTGTATTGCTGCTAGCCAGGGGCAGCCAGCCCACACCCGGTGCCTGA
- the casd1 gene encoding N-acetylneuraminate (7)9-O-acetyltransferase isoform X2 has translation MAVLAYSLGKREINQHFTIKNAKLISLVVVILLLVFHTAARYYGGGDSCEWLLSRGRYLGENVWQPYGCMMHKYKSIEAKTCLAEKRVAFVGDSRIRQLFYSFIKIIDHERSEDGNKHEDISFEDESSSVNVDFLWYPEANNSMKERLISWTHEASAKPDVVILGAATWSIKLHSGSSETLQQYKVNLTAIAVYLERLADHGEVYWVLQDPVNEDVLSDNRKMITNQQLELYNEAAVDVLNSSKRNGRSRVKLLAASRQAAMETITQSDDGLHLPESTRNVGAMVLMNSVCNKLLRPIDGSCCQTLPPPNLLQKLSACFFLGSALVFLVLHVLGNNRPRRPVPPDVESLEEKKPATAAVPLGPKAPFQALCRMGVIMGYFYLCDRADVFMKEQKFYTHSTFFIPLIYIFILGVFYSESSKETKLLNREQTDEWKGWMQLVILIYHVSGASAFIPVYMHVRVLVAAYLFQTGYGHFSFFWLKGDFGLYRVCQVLFRLNFLVLVLCVVMDRPYQFYYFVPLVTFWFVVIYATLAMWPQILQKRANSSGMWHLGVLAKLLGLLLFICFFAFSQGFFESTFSVWPISKLFELNGSIHEWWFRWKLDRFAVIHGMLFAFIYLVLQKRQVLSEGKGEALFSAKISSLLLFLSFVSFITYSVWASSCKTKTECNEMHPYISVVQILAFILIRNIPGYARSIYSSFFAWFGKISLELFICQYHIWLAADTKGILVLIPGNPSLNIMVSTFIFVCVAHEISLITNDLAQVVIPKDSVALLKRLGAVGLFSLFVLLLARGSQPTPGA, from the exons ATGGCGGTCCTGGCCTATAGCCTGGGCAAACGCgaaataaatcaacattttaCCATTAAAAATGCCAAACTGATATCGCTAGTAGTCGTTATTTTGCTCCTCGTGTTTCACACAGCTGCGCGGTATTATGGAG GCGGAGACTCATGTGAATGGCTGCTGTCCAGAGGACGTTACTTGGGGGAGAATGTATGGCAGCCGTATGGCTGCATgatgcacaaatacaaaagcAT TGAAGCCAAAACCTGCCTTGCTGAAAAGCGGGTGGCCTTTGTTGGTGATTCACGTATCCGGCAGCTATTTTACTCCTTCATCAAAATTATTGACCATGAGCGAAGCGAAGATGGAAACAAG CACGAGGACATTTCCTTTGAAGATGAGAGCTCCTCTGTTAACGTG GACTTCCTGTGGTATCCAGAGGCAAATAATTCAATGAAGGAACGCTTGATATCATGGACACAT GAAGCGTCAGCAAAGCCAGATGTTGTCATCCTTGGAGCTGCCACA TGGTCCATCAAGTTGCACAGTGGCAGCAGCGAGACCCTGCAGCAGTACAAAGTCAACCTGACAGCCATTGCTGTGTACCTGGAGAGGCTGGCTGACCATGGAGAGGTCTACTGGGTCCTGCAAG ACCCAGTAAATGAGGACGTGCTGAGTGACAACAGGAAAATGATCACCAACCAACAGCTTGAGTTGTACAACGAAGCAGCGGTGGACGTGCTCAACAGCAGCAAGCGTAACGGCAGGTCCCGGGTCAAGCTGTTGGCCGCGTCCCGCCAGGCTGCAATGGAAACTATCACCCAATCAGATGACGGCTTGCATCTGCCTGAGAGCACCAGGAATGTG GGCGCCATGGTCCTCATGAACTCCGTGTGCAACAAGCTGCTGAGGCCCATCGACGGCTCCTGCTGCCAGACGTTGCCGCCCCCAAACCTCCTCCAGAAACTGTCAGCGTGTTTCTTCCTGGGCTCTGCCCTGGTCTTCCTGGTCCTCCATGTCCTCGGCAACAACCGCCCCCGCCGACCTGTGCCCCCAGATGTGGAGAgcctggaggagaagaagccTGCAACTGCAGCTGTCCCCCTGGGTCCAAAGGCACCCTTCCAGGCCCTCTGCAGGATGGGTGTCATCATGGGCTATTTCTACCTTTGTGACCGGGCAGACGTGTTCATGAAAGAGCAGAAGTTCTACACACACTCCACATTCTTCATCCCTCTCATCTATATATTTATCCTGGGAGTTTTCTACAGCGAGAGCAGCAAGGAG ACCAAATTACTCAACCGAGAGCAAACAGATGAGTGGAAAGGCTGGATGCAGTTGGTCATCCTCATCTATCACGTATCTGGAGCCAGCGCT ttcaTTCCAGTGTACATGCATGTGCGGGTGCTGGTGGCAGCATACCTTTTTCAGACTGGCTATGgacacttttcctttttctggcTCAAAGGAGACTTTGGCCTGTATAGAGTGTGTCAG GTGCTTTTCCGTCTGAACTTCCTGGTCTTGGTGCTGTGTGTGGTCATGGACAGGCCCTACCAGTTCTATTACTTTGTGCCACTGGTCACCTTCTGGTTTGTCGTCATATACGCCACTTTGGCCATGTGGCCTCAGATCCTTCAGAAGAGGGCCAACAgtag TGGCATGTGGCACCTTGGGGTCTTGGCAAAGTTATTGGGCCTCCTGTTGTTTATCTGCTTCTTTGCCTTTTCACAG GGCTTCTTTGAGAGTACCTTCTCTGTGTGGCCCATCTCCAAGCTCTTTGAGCTGAACGGAAGCATCCATGAGTGGTGGTTCAGATGGAAGCTGGACCGATTC GCGGTGATACACGGCATGTTGTTTGCCTTCATCTATCTGGTGCTTCAGAAGCGGCAGGTGCTGTCGGAGGGCAAAGGAGAGGCTCTCTTCTCTGCCAAGATTTCCagcctgctcctcttcctctcttttgtctcCTTCATA ACTTACTCAGTATGGGCCAGCagctgcaaaaccaaaacagagtgCAACGAGATGCATCCTTACATCTCTGTGGTCCAG ATTTTGGCCTTCATTCTCATCAGGAACATTCCTGGCTACGCCCGCTCTATATATAGCTCATTCTTTGCATGGTTCGGAAAGATCTCGTTGGAG CTGTTCATATGCCAGTATCACATCTGGCTGGCAGCAGACACCAAGGGAATTTTGGTCCTGATCCCAGGAAACCCTTCACTTAACATCATGGTCAGCACcttcatctttgtgtgtgtggctcatgAGATTTCCCTCATCACCAATGACCTGGCCCAGGTGGTCATCCCCAAAGACAGCGTGGCCCTGCTGAAGAGACTGGGGGCCGTGGGGCTCTTCAGTCTTTTTGTATTGCTGCTAGCCAGGGGCAGCCAGCCCACACCCGGTGCCTGA